ACTCCACCAAAGAATTGATCGCTCAGATGTGTTCTAAAACTGAAGGCTGTAGTGGCAAGAGTATAGCTGTGGAAGGAGATGTATCGGTTGAAGCAGATATTGTGCGGATGTGTGATCAGGTAGTCAATCAATTAGGTAGCCTAGATATTCTGATTAATAATGCGGGTATTCAAACTGCTGCACCTTCCCATGAACTAAAAACTGAAGATTTTGACAAAGTAATTCAGGTTAATCTGCGAGGTGCTTATCTTTGCGCTAGAGAAGCTATCAAACACTTTTTAAAACGCGGCAGTAAGGGGATTATAATTAATGTTTCTAGCGTCCATGAAATTATTCCTCGTCCTACCTACGTCAGCTACTCAATTAGCAAAGGTGGCATGGAAAATATGACCAAAACTCTGGCTTTAGAATATGCACCTTACGGTATTAGGGTAAATGCGATCGCGCCTGGTGCTACCGCTACACCAATCAATAGCTGGACTGAAGATCCTCAAAAATTAAAAGAAGTAGAAAGTCATATTCCCATGGGTAGAGTCGGAACTTCTGAAGAAATGGCAGCTATTACAGCTTTTTTGACATCTGATGACGCAGCCTATATTACTGGTCAAACTCTATTTGTAGACGGCGGTTTAACTTTATATCCTGATTTTCTCCAACCCTGGTCTGCGGGAGAATAAATTTTAATAGCCTAAATCTAGTTAATTTGAATGAGATTGTATATCTCATAGCCTACTCAGAAAATAAGCTTTATAACTAGCGGATGATTACGAATAACGATCATTATTGAAATAATTAGGTGTAGTTTAAAAAACCTTTAGCGTTTTTTTCTGGTGAGATTACTCCAGATCGGCAACTTTTCAATGATGACTAAAGTATTTCTGCCAAACGATTCTAGTCTTGATTCTCAAAAGACGTGTTGTTACAAAAACAATACGGACGGGATCGCCATTGCCCGTATTCGCGGACTAATTGAACAACATTGTGAGCGAGTTATTTTCCCTGGCGAAATGTTTTTATTTGAAGCAAACGATGATTGCGAACTAGAAATTTCTCAGCAAACAAGTGTCGGAGTAATTACAGACGTTACTTCTCGTTTGGGAATTTAGAAGTTATAGGTATTGTCTTTTGTCACCATTTTCATACCCATAACGAACCAGACAAACAAATATACTAAGTAAATTGAGTTAATCATGGCAACTACCTCTAATAACAGCATAGCTAACTATTTAAAAGAAATTGGTCGTACTCCTCTATTAAGTTCAGAGGAGGAAGTCACGCTTGCTAACCAAATTCAAGCAATGCTGCCTTTAAATGAGAAAGAAGACCTGACCCCAGAAGAAACAAGAATTGTGCAACAGGGTCAGTTAGCTAAAAAGAAAATGACTCAGGCAAATTTACGTTTGGTAGTTTCAGTAGCTAAAAAATATCAAAATCGTGGTTTATCTATATTGGATTTGATCCAAGAAGGTAGTATTGGTCTAATGAGAGCCGCCGAGAAGTTCGATCCTAGTAAAGGTTATAAATTTTCTACCTATAGCTACTGGTGGATTAGGCAAGCAATGACCAGAGCGATCGCTAATTCTGCTCGTACTATTCGCTTACCAATTCATATTACTCAAGATTTAAATAAAGTAAAAAAAATCACTCGCCAACTTTCACAAACTCTAGGACGCAAACCCACCGATAGCGAAATAGCGACGAAGTTGGATATGGACGTTGATAAATTGAGAGCTTTAGCTCAAACTGCACGGATTACCAAACCGAAAAGCTTAAACGCCACCATTGATGAGAATAAAACTGAATTAGGACAAATTTTGGCAGACGATTCTGATTCTCCCGCAGATTTTGTATCCGAAAAAGAAATTATTGATAAGATTGAAAATTTGCTACATACCCTATCCCCTAAGCAGCGAGACGTAATTATCTTACGTTATGGTTTGAAAGACGGCAAAATTATGACTTACGAACAAATTGGCGAGGTGTGTGGTATTAGCAGAGAAAGAGTCAGACAGATTAAAAATAAAGCTATGAAACTGCTGCAAAAAAGAGCAATCAATTTATCAACTATGGCAGGGTAAATTTGAATTGCGATCGCCTTTACGCCCTACAAATATATCTTCAAAAAATAATCTCTAAATTGCAGCCAGCTTATTTTCCAGGTGAGATGCGATCGCTGTTTGTAATTCTTCTAGAGCATAAGGTTTGCAAACATAATCGTCAAAACCTGTTGCAAAGATCAGGTCTTTTTCTTGCTTACTAGATAATCCAGTAACCGCAATTAAAGGTATGCTGCGAGTTTTACGATCTGCCTTAAGCATCATTGCTATCTGTAATCCGCTTATGTCTGGTAAAACAATGTCTAGTAAAATTAAATCTGGCTGATGTTTTTTAGCCATGCTGATTGCTTCTAAAGCATTGGCTGCGAATATGGATCTCCAACCATAAATGTCAATTATATATTTGAGTAGTAGCTGGTTATCTAGGTCGTCTTCCACCGATAAAATTAGAGGAATTAGCTCAACTTCTGATTCTGTATCTAATAGCTTTTTCATAGTCCATTTTTGATTTCCCTTAATTAAGAAACGACCGACGCTTAACTACAATGAAACAATAAAATTATTAATTTCGCTAATTAATTAAATAATGGGTTGTAATTTATTAAATATGTTTTATTAAATTAAAGTAGAGATGATTTCTTCTTACAAAGTTTCCTCAACGCGCAAAACCCGCGCAACGGAACTTTGCGCTTCAACCAGCTTGGCGATCGTCTTTAAATTATCTTATAGAAATTTTCATTTTTATTATTAATTATTATTATGTATCTACTTTTTTTTGTCAAGATCATAATCACTATTATTTATGACTATTCGCAAAACTTTAAGCTCAATCATCAACTAACAGATGAAATTAAAACCACAGACAAAAAAAATGCAGGTGGGTATTAAATCCCACCTGCATTTACTATGAAGAGATTAGATAATACTTGATTTAAATGTTGTCTCTTCTGTCTCTGTTAATATCATTAATATCTCTGTTTCTGTTAATATCTTCGTCTCTGTCCATGCTTTTGTTGACAACGGCATCACCATCTGTTTGCACGTCTAGTTCTTCACGACGAATAGTTTCATTAGCAGATACAATATCTTTCTCTACTTCTTTACGAACGCTTACTTCTTCTCTAACAAATGCTTGCTTTTGAATATCAGCAGTCTCTTCGTATAGTTCTACACGAGCAACTTCGCCTCCACCAAAAGCAGCTTCTCCAGGTGCAACCACATTAGTATCAGTAGGTGTGGTACGCTCAATTACGATCCTTTCTTTTTCTACAGGGACAGATACACTTGCTGTCTCAGTCTCAACTCTTTTTCCTACGGTTACCGAACCTGCACGGAAACGATGTTTATTGGCTACCAAACGCTCTTCATAAAGTTTTAGGCTTTGGCGACCATCTACATCTGCTTCTTGGTGATCGTATAGACTTGGTTCGCGATCGTAAGTGTAGTTATCGGCAGTATAATCACTAGCGTTGTTGTAAGCACCTCTATCGTATTCTTGCGCTACTCCATCGCCAACTGTACTTGTGTCGTTGTATCCTACACCGCGATATACCCCTCTGACTCTTTCTTCGTAATCATGATCGACGGTCATATCATCGCTATATTCAGGCAAGCTTTCTGCTTGGTCTTTAGTTAAGCCTTTAGCATATACTCGGTGTTGACTATAATCAACATTTGCTTTACCTACTGGTAACAAAACCTTTTTACCAAAAATCCAAAATCCAGTATCAAGAACTAGGTAACGAAAACGACCAGTTTCATCAACAATGATGTCGTAGACTGAACCTACCTTGTCGTTGTTGAGATCATATACTGAAAAATCTTTAATATCTTCGCCGCCGAAAATATCCTCTTTATAATTAGGATATAAATCTGCAATTTTTGCTAATGCCATAATTGTTTTTTCTCAAACATAATTAGATAATTTCAACCCCATAATATTATTAATGGAAATTACTTACATCTAACCAATGAGATATCTATTTTTTCAATAGCTTATGTCTATAGATATAGTTTTTTGTACTCAAGAACTTTTGTATTAAAAACTGTTGGTAAAAAAAATGTCTAAAAAGTATGTTTTGGGCGATCAATTACGACCGCGTGAAATAGCGGTGAGAAAGGGATTCCCCCCGTTGCGAGACAAAGCGGTCTTGAGGGTTTCCCTCATAGAGCTATTGCCGAGGGCGAGGCTATTGAGTAAGAAAGGGGTACTAGATGCGGACAAGCGCGAAAAGCGAAGCGAGGCGGTCTTGGGGGTTTCCCCGCAGGGCTGGGTACAGCCCAGAGCGTCGCTGGACGCGACTCAACGCTTCGCGTTGTGCAGCCATCGCTTCAAGAAGCCGTTGCGGGGGTTTCCCCCGTTGAGGCTATTGAGTAAGAAGTCCTTTCTCGCATTTAGTCCTTTCTGTCGGTGAAACCGCCCACTAAACATTCTTGCTTTCGCTATCCAGTATTGTCTCTAACATAGGTGCGTACAAGTTTATCTTCTTATGTGTCATCTCTATCCCAAGATAGTTTTGGTGATTGAAAAAAACTCAAATACTGTTAATAGCTAACAATAATGTAAATAGGTAAAAATTATGGCAGATCCAAAAGAAAAAGAAACAGATAAAGAAACAGAAACTCCTGCTGCGGATGGTGGATTCCAAACTCCTGTAGATCCAGAACAGCGTTTAACAGGACAAGGCGTAAAGCAAGAAACTAAAAATGCAGCACCTGAAGCTCCTGGTGCTAGATCCGAAACTCCAGGTGCTCCTAACCAAGGTACAGAAGCTCGTTAATCAATAAGCTTGGTTAACGTCGATCTAGAAGATCGGTAATTTATTATAAAATACGATCATTTACCGATCTTTTTGCTGGCAAAAAAATATATAGTATGTGAAAAAAAAAAGCAAAAATCGCTATAAAGCTCTTAGAGGCGATAATTGGCGAGATGAAATAAAAGAAATTGTTAGCGGAGCATCTGGAGGCTTTCTTTTTGGGATTCCTCTTCTGTATACAATGGAAGTATGGTTTATTGGCTCATATGTTCAACCAGCAATATTACTAGGCATATTAGCAGTTACCCTGATCATTGTTTTCTTGTTTAACCGCATCGAAGGATTTCGTCCTCAAGAAACTGATACTTTATTAGGTGCGATCGCCGAAACGATAGAGACTTTAGCAATAGGTATTACCTGCGCTACTTTGATGCTAGTTATTTTACAGCGCATTGATTTACATACATCTTTGAGCCAAGCATTAGGCAAAATAGTATTTGAAGGCGTACCTTTTTCTTTGGGGGTTACTTTTTCGCGATCGCTTTTGGGCGGTGAATCTGAGGTTAATTTAGATGGACGTAAGCCAAATAAACCTCAGGTCAACGATGCTAATCAAATGGTTTGGCAAGATGCTATAGCCGACTTTAGTGCCACCTTAACTGGAGCCTTATTTATTGCTTTTAGTATTGCACCTACAGATGAAGTAACTGTATTGGCAGCTTCGTCTTCTCCTTTTTGGCTATTACTTATTGTGGCAGCTTCTTTACTAATTTCTTATGGTATTGTTTTCGCTTCCAATCTTACCAATTCTAAGCAACGTCGTCAGCAGCAAGGACTCTTTCAATCTCCCCAAAGTGAAACGGTTGTATCATACTTAATATCGTTGCTAACAGGAATGTTAATGCTGTGGTTTTTTCAAAAATTAGCTTTTAGCGATCCTTGGTTTATCTGGCTACGCTACAGCATTATTCTAGGTTTACCAGCAACAGTTGGCGGTGCAGCAGGACGATTGGCAGTCTGAAATAGTATTTTTTATAGAATTAAGCAATGCAGGAAAAATCGATAAGGCGATCGCGAAGAGGTTGGCAAGGTAAATCAATGGCTGAAAGAGTCAGCTTTGGTGTTTCTCTTTCAATCGTCGGTATTGTTGTCGCCTTAATCTGTTTTGCTTGGATTACGGGAGATAATAACCCGCCAATTCTGGCGATCGCTACCGAGTCTAAAATCAGAGAAATTAATCAACAGTACTACGTACCTTTTACGGTCAGCAATTCTGGAGGAGAAACAGCAGAGTCGGTAGAAGTTACGGCTAGTTTGTTGTTGGATAATAAAATAGCCGAGACTGGTAGACAAGAAATCGATTTTTTATCTCGCCAAGAAAAAAGATCTGGTGAATTTATTTTTACTCGCGATCCACAGCAAGGAGAATTAATAATTCGGGTAGCTAGCTATAAATCACCTTGATGTTCACTGACTTCTCTTCTTAGCTGGTTTTGATTCGACGATAACGAGCCTGTAAAAAAAGATAGACTGCATAGGCAATTAAACCTGCTGCAACTAAAGCCAGAAAAACCTTACCAAAAGGCTGTCGAGCAAAGGTAAGTAAAATGCCGTCTAGTCCTCGTACTTTTTGAGAATCATACTGATAAGCAGCCTGTAAGATAAAAAAGCCTAAAGCGACAAACACTACTCCTCTAGCAGCAATACCAAAACGACTAATATTTACTAACCATTTTTGCTGCTGAAAATTCAATTCACTAAGGTTTAGTTTTTTGCGAAACTTAATTTTGTATGCTTGGTAAAGTCGCCAAAAACCAATGCCGATGGTTATTGCGCCTGCTATGCCAACTAACCATCTTCCTAACGGTTGCTGCATTACTATCGATGTCCAGTCTTGTTTAGATTTGCCACCGCCACCATTGCCAGAGCCAATAGCTAACGAGGCTGCATTAGCTGCAACACCTGCATAAGCAATCCCGCTCAAAATGTAGCCGAGTCGAGTAAATATGCCTTTCAGATCGGAGCCTTTATTTCGAGGGTCTTTGATAGCCTGGATAAACCGCCAGATAACATATCCTACTAAACCAATGGCAATCAACCCTAATAAAATTTGACCAAAAGGCTGTTGGGCGATCGCCTGTAAAGCCCCAGTAGTACCAGTGGTATCACCTCCACCAATATCAAAAGCTGCCATCAACGCTAGAATACCGATTGCTCCATAGACAAATCCTTTCGCTGCATAACCAAAGCGTGCAAATGTTTCCATAACTTTATTAAATATAGGTGTTTTATCAATTACAAACATGGAAAGTAATACACCAGATCCACATTATGATTTTCAATCAGAACGCAAGTATGACGAATTCGCTACTAAGTTCCAATTCGGTTCTAATCCCAGCGCAGAGATCTGGAATGGTAGATTAGCCATGCTCTGATTTTTGGGAGCATTAGTAGTGGAATTATCTACTGGTCAGGGTTTTTTATTAATAATTAATAAAAACATGAAAAAAGGACGAGTTTTCTCATCCTCAATATATTTGCTAAGACTCAAAGGCAATAGCTAATAGTCTTTGAGCCGAATGGTATAATAAGTAATTAGCGGTTATAGGTAGTAGGGCGATCGCTCAATCCTAAATCATCGCGACGCTCAACTACAGTGGTTTTCTTGCCACCAGCTAAACCAAATAAACCAATCAGACCAAGTAAACCTAACCAGCCCCAGTTAGATTTTTCTTCAATGGCGTTTCCAGCATTTTCTAAACCTTGTCCTGCTGCTTGACCAGTATTTTTGACACCTTTGCCCAAAGCACCGCCTGCATCTTTAAGATTTTCGCCAGCATTATCGACGTTTTGTCCAGCTTGGTTTAGGTTCTGGTTAGCAGTTCCATTTTCTTGAGCTAATGCTACTCCAGTAGGCAAAGCGAGACTAAGACTTATAATAGTAGCAGTGGCTAATTTTGTTAAATTCATAAAAACTCCTAGTTAATATTTATTGAAAATTTATCGGTAATATGACTCTTGAAGAATTAAATCAGTTTGATTCTGTACTTTAATATACCAAAAAATATTCAATGATTTGGTATGCTTACACTAACTTTATACGTGCTACGCAAAAACTACATCTTTCTGGGGATATATATTTTTAGTGAACATTACACTGTCGTCTTTCAAGATGAGTTTGAGAATAAAAAAGCTGTACTTTCTATAGAAAGTACAGCAGATGTAATTAAGAATTTATACTCAAAGTTTACTATCCCTTAAGCTCAATCTAAGTCGAAAGGTTCAAATCTATTACCATTTGCGATCGCCATCTTCATCAACTCTAGCTTGGCGAATTACATCGGAAATATCTTCAGCATCTCTAACGTGATGTAGTGCTTCTTCTTCTCCTTCTTCGTTTTCCACAGGAAAATAAGTAGGGACTTTAACATGACCAGCAACATCCCAAGTATCTACAGCAACCTGATCCTTTTTTTCTTCTATAGATTTAGATTCATCAACCACATCTCCTTTATTGGCGGTACGACGACCCTCTTCGCTATTACTTTGACGATATACTTTTTCGTGTTCTTGATTACTCATAGTTTTTTAAAATTAAATTCTTACCAATATTAAAAACCATTTAGAGACAAATACGCTCTAGCTATTGATAGATTTTTGCTCAAGCTACATCAAAGATAAAAGGTTGTTTTGGTATTCGGTTTTATCTTGACCTTTATTACCAACGGCTTGATCGACTTTGATTTTTTCCCTGATAGCCTCAATGCGATGTTTGCTACTAGGATGGGTGCGTAAAAATTCAGGTGTACCACCTCCACCATTCAACTTATCCAAAAACTCAGCGAAAGCTTCTGCTGGATAACTAGCCTGTTGCAATCTTGTTAAACCGTAGCTGTCTGCTTCGTATTCAAATGAACGACTCTGGGGTAAGTCTATCGCCACCTGATAAGCAATTTGAGCTAGAGCTTTGCTATCTACTCCTGCTGCGGTAGCGATACCTTTAGCAGCAACTGCCTGTTTTAAGCCTTTAATGCCGTGTCTTTGATTAACGTGAGCAATTTCGTGAGACATTACCGATGCTAGCTGCGCTCTATCTTCGGCTGTTTTCAGTAAGCCAGTAGTAACATATACGTATCCTCCAGGTATGGCAAAAGCGTTTACCTCATCACTAGACACTACTTGAAAATTAAAGGGAATATTTCTACTTTGACTGCTGCTTACTAACTCTTGACCTAAATTGCCAACATACTGTTGAACTTGAGAATTGTTGTATAACTGGTATTGGCTTAACACCTGAGCGTTAGTCTGTTTGCCAATTTCGATTTCTTGCTCATCTGAAATATTGGCTACCTGAATATATTCAACCGCACCCTTAAAAATATTGAGAAAATCGATCGCGACAGTGATTGGTTGCTTTTCAAGATTTGGTTGCTTTTCAAGATTACGGTCAGGATAAGCCCAAAGAGGCGATCCTGCCAAATTAATTATAAATAAAGCGCAGAAAACTGATAAGACTGTATATACCCAAAGCGATCGCTTGGTTGAGCTTCGCTTACGCCATACCTTAAGATGTTTGAATAAGGATTTATCAGACATATAGTTTAGTTATTCAATAATATTTTGTTTCATTAATCCTCTTATAATATTATCCTTAACCATCAGCAGTTGAGAAGCACCTAATAACAAAGTGCGAGCATCTTCAGAATTCATAGTTTTAACTGACTCTTGAAAAATCCGCATCTTAAATTTTTGTTCGATACTTAACTCTAGATTGAGTTGAAAGTTCGGTATGTTTGCATCCACGATCAAAAGTCTCCAGGAAGAATAACAGTCTATTTAGTTGGCTAAAAAAATATCTCGAAAATTTCGATTGCTCTACCTATATGCAGTTAAAGTTAGCTCTCCAAAATTTATGTTTCTTCTGTCAAAAGATGTAATATTTTAAGTTTCTTTACAACATCTTTGATTTGAAGCTGATATTGTGCAATTAAAATATAAATCGAATGAAGGTCTGTCTTTGGATAGACCTTTAACCTGCTAAAAATAACGTCTATATAATAATAAATGATTGTTAATTATTTATTATTCATGTATATCTATAGCTTTTCTCCGTATATGAGTAAATATATATGTCTTAAGTCAGATGTGATTGGATTCTGCTAATTGCTATTAATGTTAGGTAATAAAAAATTATTGAGGAAAACTTATGTTATTTAATAAGTTGAACAACTGGTTAAAAACTTCTATTCGTTTGGTATTGACAGCTGTAGTTTGTGGAATGCTGTTTATTTCTAGCGCTTATCCTGCTAATGCA
This DNA window, taken from Pleurocapsa sp. FMAR1, encodes the following:
- a CDS encoding glucose 1-dehydrogenase gives rise to the protein MKGIKGKNVLVTGATSGIGEAIAAYYITEGANVALNYRNDPEKLDSTKELIAQMCSKTEGCSGKSIAVEGDVSVEADIVRMCDQVVNQLGSLDILINNAGIQTAAPSHELKTEDFDKVIQVNLRGAYLCAREAIKHFLKRGSKGIIINVSSVHEIIPRPTYVSYSISKGGMENMTKTLALEYAPYGIRVNAIAPGATATPINSWTEDPQKLKEVESHIPMGRVGTSEEMAAITAFLTSDDAAYITGQTLFVDGGLTLYPDFLQPWSAGE
- a CDS encoding DUF1830 domain-containing protein, translated to MMTKVFLPNDSSLDSQKTCCYKNNTDGIAIARIRGLIEQHCERVIFPGEMFLFEANDDCELEISQQTSVGVITDVTSRLGI
- a CDS encoding sigma-70 family RNA polymerase sigma factor, with the translated sequence MATTSNNSIANYLKEIGRTPLLSSEEEVTLANQIQAMLPLNEKEDLTPEETRIVQQGQLAKKKMTQANLRLVVSVAKKYQNRGLSILDLIQEGSIGLMRAAEKFDPSKGYKFSTYSYWWIRQAMTRAIANSARTIRLPIHITQDLNKVKKITRQLSQTLGRKPTDSEIATKLDMDVDKLRALAQTARITKPKSLNATIDENKTELGQILADDSDSPADFVSEKEIIDKIENLLHTLSPKQRDVIILRYGLKDGKIMTYEQIGEVCGISRERVRQIKNKAMKLLQKRAINLSTMAG
- a CDS encoding response regulator translates to MKKLLDTESEVELIPLILSVEDDLDNQLLLKYIIDIYGWRSIFAANALEAISMAKKHQPDLILLDIVLPDISGLQIAMMLKADRKTRSIPLIAVTGLSSKQEKDLIFATGFDDYVCKPYALEELQTAIASHLENKLAAI
- a CDS encoding DUF2382 domain-containing protein; translation: MALAKIADLYPNYKEDIFGGEDIKDFSVYDLNNDKVGSVYDIIVDETGRFRYLVLDTGFWIFGKKVLLPVGKANVDYSQHRVYAKGLTKDQAESLPEYSDDMTVDHDYEERVRGVYRGVGYNDTSTVGDGVAQEYDRGAYNNASDYTADNYTYDREPSLYDHQEADVDGRQSLKLYEERLVANKHRFRAGSVTVGKRVETETASVSVPVEKERIVIERTTPTDTNVVAPGEAAFGGGEVARVELYEETADIQKQAFVREEVSVRKEVEKDIVSANETIRREELDVQTDGDAVVNKSMDRDEDINRNRDINDINRDRRDNI
- a CDS encoding TIGR02587 family membrane protein, translated to MKKKSKNRYKALRGDNWRDEIKEIVSGASGGFLFGIPLLYTMEVWFIGSYVQPAILLGILAVTLIIVFLFNRIEGFRPQETDTLLGAIAETIETLAIGITCATLMLVILQRIDLHTSLSQALGKIVFEGVPFSLGVTFSRSLLGGESEVNLDGRKPNKPQVNDANQMVWQDAIADFSATLTGALFIAFSIAPTDEVTVLAASSSPFWLLLIVAASLLISYGIVFASNLTNSKQRRQQQGLFQSPQSETVVSYLISLLTGMLMLWFFQKLAFSDPWFIWLRYSIILGLPATVGGAAGRLAV
- a CDS encoding TIGR02588 family protein, with protein sequence MQEKSIRRSRRGWQGKSMAERVSFGVSLSIVGIVVALICFAWITGDNNPPILAIATESKIREINQQYYVPFTVSNSGGETAESVEVTASLLLDNKIAETGRQEIDFLSRQEKRSGEFIFTRDPQQGELIIRVASYKSP
- a CDS encoding DUF1206 domain-containing protein; translated protein: METFARFGYAAKGFVYGAIGILALMAAFDIGGGDTTGTTGALQAIAQQPFGQILLGLIAIGLVGYVIWRFIQAIKDPRNKGSDLKGIFTRLGYILSGIAYAGVAANAASLAIGSGNGGGGKSKQDWTSIVMQQPLGRWLVGIAGAITIGIGFWRLYQAYKIKFRKKLNLSELNFQQQKWLVNISRFGIAARGVVFVALGFFILQAAYQYDSQKVRGLDGILLTFARQPFGKVFLALVAAGLIAYAVYLFLQARYRRIKTS
- a CDS encoding M48 family metallopeptidase, which translates into the protein MSDKSLFKHLKVWRKRSSTKRSLWVYTVLSVFCALFIINLAGSPLWAYPDRNLEKQPNLEKQPITVAIDFLNIFKGAVEYIQVANISDEQEIEIGKQTNAQVLSQYQLYNNSQVQQYVGNLGQELVSSSQSRNIPFNFQVVSSDEVNAFAIPGGYVYVTTGLLKTAEDRAQLASVMSHEIAHVNQRHGIKGLKQAVAAKGIATAAGVDSKALAQIAYQVAIDLPQSRSFEYEADSYGLTRLQQASYPAEAFAEFLDKLNGGGGTPEFLRTHPSSKHRIEAIREKIKVDQAVGNKGQDKTEYQNNLLSLM
- a CDS encoding NblA/ycf18 family protein, yielding MDANIPNFQLNLELSIEQKFKMRIFQESVKTMNSEDARTLLLGASQLLMVKDNIIRGLMKQNIIE